A stretch of Lathyrus oleraceus cultivar Zhongwan6 chromosome 6, CAAS_Psat_ZW6_1.0, whole genome shotgun sequence DNA encodes these proteins:
- the LOC127094403 gene encoding cyclin-A1-2-like produces MADVDTILKSRANKIVDLDFNFKDPRFCASIANEIYENLRVSEKIKRPSIDFMEKIQTDINAGMRAMFIDWLVKVAEEYRLLPDTLFLAVNYLDRYLSGKAMNRQRLQLLGVSCMMIAATYQKEKKEAFSRITELIPFQKKPSQYTSKPHFQS; encoded by the coding sequence ATGGCAGATGTTGACACCATACTGAAGTCAAGAGCAAATAAAATTGTTGACCTTGACTTCAATTTCAAAGACCCGCGGTTTTGTGCATCCATTGCCAATGAAATCTACGAAAATTTGCGTGTATCTGAGAAAATTAAAAGGCCATCTATAGACTTCATGGAGAAGATACAGACAGACATCAATGCCGGCATGCGGGCAATGTTTATTGATTGGCTTGTGAAGGTTGCTGAAGAGTACAGACTTCTACCTGATACACTATTCTTGGCAGTTAACTACCTTGATCGCTATCTCTCAGGAAAAGCAATGAACAGACAGCGGTTACAACTACTTGGTGTTTCCTGCATGATGATTGCCGCAACCTACCAGAAGGAGAAAAAGGAAGCCTTCAGCCGGATAACAGAACTGATACCGTTCCAAAAAAAACCTTCACAGTACACTTCAAAACCACACTTTCAATCATAA